The Phycisphaerae bacterium genome window below encodes:
- a CDS encoding efflux RND transporter periplasmic adaptor subunit has translation MKTELPALLALLGLMWAGGCEKEDNSASLGRPGIPAVKPTSQTYGPSGSAIEPTLDQGWCGGHGVPESVCTRCNQSLIPSFKEAGDWCAEHGLPESQCSICHPEVEAEWAKLDPNAKKETQHGDAGGAGMQSPSPARAPAAADGSTDVRVQRADRILTGSNDPSCQIENLRVRFIDPSVAEKAGITVEPALRRPMSASLSVPAEVEFDARKTIRITPRVGGVILSVPVEIGADIRAGELLAVIDSPVLGEAKSQYIGRVQDLRLADADLDRVQKIFSGVQRMLDVCTPRADPEKVREALAGSPIGESKASLLRAHAALLLARSEAARQAKLLEEKLNSQRDHQGAQSALAAAEADFVANREQIAFSVERERLAAQRSAEIARGALESAERRLHILGLSEEQIGRIGTEPDELLSRYELRSPVAGRVVDHRAAIGESVETSDGLFVVSDNSTMWLMADLYERDLVQLRLGQPVFFTVAGMPGAGFEGSLAWISSQVDDRTRTVRIRADLPNLDGLLRAKMYGSARIILHENEEVVTVPVDAVQTDGCCQLVFVQESGTVFQPRKITLGTSANGVVEVLKGLREGEVVASTGSFLMKTEILKSNIGAGCCEVDPGR, from the coding sequence ATGAAAACCGAACTACCAGCGCTGCTGGCGCTGCTTGGCCTCATGTGGGCAGGCGGGTGCGAGAAAGAGGATAACAGCGCGTCACTCGGGAGGCCTGGCATACCAGCCGTGAAACCGACGTCCCAGACGTACGGACCGTCCGGCAGCGCCATTGAACCCACGCTTGACCAAGGATGGTGCGGCGGACACGGTGTGCCCGAATCCGTTTGTACACGCTGTAACCAATCCCTCATTCCCAGTTTCAAGGAAGCCGGTGACTGGTGTGCGGAGCACGGGCTGCCCGAATCGCAATGCTCCATCTGTCATCCTGAAGTTGAGGCTGAGTGGGCCAAGCTCGATCCGAACGCGAAAAAGGAAACCCAGCATGGTGATGCTGGGGGTGCGGGAATGCAATCCCCATCACCGGCGAGGGCCCCCGCGGCGGCCGACGGTTCCACGGATGTCCGCGTCCAACGAGCCGATCGAATTCTTACCGGCTCCAATGACCCCTCTTGTCAGATCGAGAACCTGCGCGTCCGATTCATCGACCCAAGCGTTGCGGAGAAGGCGGGCATCACGGTGGAGCCCGCGCTGCGGCGTCCCATGTCGGCGTCGCTTTCCGTTCCGGCAGAAGTGGAATTCGATGCCAGGAAGACGATACGCATCACGCCCCGCGTCGGAGGCGTCATTCTGAGCGTACCCGTGGAAATCGGCGCGGACATCAGGGCCGGCGAACTCCTGGCGGTAATCGACAGCCCGGTTCTCGGTGAAGCCAAGAGCCAGTACATCGGGCGGGTACAGGATCTCAGGCTGGCCGACGCGGATTTGGACCGGGTCCAGAAGATTTTCAGCGGCGTGCAACGCATGCTCGATGTATGCACTCCTCGGGCGGACCCGGAGAAGGTGCGCGAAGCCCTGGCCGGGTCGCCGATCGGCGAGTCCAAGGCAAGCCTTCTGCGCGCGCACGCAGCATTATTGCTCGCCCGGTCGGAGGCGGCTCGGCAGGCAAAGCTTCTGGAGGAAAAACTCAACAGCCAGCGAGACCACCAAGGCGCGCAAAGCGCGCTCGCGGCAGCGGAGGCCGACTTCGTGGCCAATCGGGAGCAAATCGCATTCAGCGTCGAGCGGGAGCGCCTGGCTGCGCAACGTTCCGCGGAAATCGCCCGAGGGGCCCTTGAGTCGGCCGAACGTCGCCTGCACATCCTTGGTTTGAGCGAGGAACAAATCGGGCGCATCGGGACGGAGCCGGATGAATTGCTGTCCCGCTACGAGCTCAGAAGTCCGGTGGCAGGGCGCGTCGTGGATCACAGGGCAGCCATTGGAGAATCCGTCGAAACCAGCGATGGGCTCTTCGTCGTATCGGACAATTCAACGATGTGGCTCATGGCCGACTTGTACGAGCGAGATCTGGTTCAATTGCGACTCGGTCAGCCGGTTTTCTTCACCGTCGCCGGCATGCCCGGCGCAGGCTTTGAGGGCAGCCTCGCCTGGATCAGCAGCCAGGTCGACGACCGAACGCGTACGGTTCGCATTCGCGCGGACCTCCCCAACCTCGATGGGCTGTTGCGTGCCAAGATGTACGGCAGCGCCCGGATCATTTTGCACGAAAACGAAGAGGTCGTGACCGTTCCGGTCGACGCCGTTCAGACCGACGGATGCTGCCAGCTCGTGTTCGTTCAAGAATCGGGGACGGTGTTTCAACCACGAAAAATCACGCTCGGAACCAGCGCGAACGGGGTCGTCGAGGTTCTCAAAGGTCTCAGGGAGGGCGAGGTCGTGGCGAGCACGGGCAGCTTCCTGATGAAGACCGAAATCCTCAAGAGCAACATTGGCGCAGGTTGCTGCGAAGTTGACCCAGGAAGGTAG
- a CDS encoding tetratricopeptide repeat protein translates to MSQSQFREVCRIFQGACQLPPDKRTLYLDQVCGGNQLLRTEVETLLRHDADTGGPFATHDEIPPSDSSVAARPPWVPERLGRYKIRRLVGSGGMGLIFEAEQDEPRRLVAVKVLQPGILSPARARRFDMEATLLARLQHPAIAQVFEAGTFDAGFGRQPYFAMEYVLGRPIDVYADEEALSDRKRLELLATVCDGVEHAHTSGIVHRDLKPANILVDQRGQIKILDFGIARSTDSDIHATTLQTDVGQIVGTIPYMSPEQAMGVPGEIDSRSDVYSLGVLAYELLTDELPVPVRGRMVPDALRAIREDDPTPLGSVRRSLRGDIEHIVGRALAKERQFRYASAGELGKDIRRYLEHRPVQAARPSRYYLLKKFAVRNRALVTGVVCAFLALIVGIVTTSWQASVAMRQRNLAERRLLAMSQARDAERVSRVRSEKVQKFLRDMLGSVDPIRARRPDLTMRELLDEAADRVDRDLGDEPAVAATIHATIGNTYDGLGLFKKGIAHLQKAVELVRGLDEPRPRDLAEMLTYSGTHRLETGSIDAAARDLEEAVGLLERASNEDPVSLSLAEVYLAMARQDQGELDAAERLFRSALALCRTIGPPENGACLNVAVGNYARFLFYLERHSEAEALMREGLLLQTQRYGRDHPETAKSINDLGAVLVMQGRFDEARPLLEEALELRRKWYGEDHPDTAVAHNNLAALLHELGDYEIARSHYERALAINQESFGTMHQETAANRLNLAVLLEEIDELASAEPLFRSACEAFTSIYSSDHWISANCESRWGACLAKMGQFERARPLLRHSYRILVDALGEDHQRVTSARERLLALERAVHESPDPSQAQGSDATAESSDRRGSDDAN, encoded by the coding sequence ATGAGCCAGAGTCAATTTCGCGAAGTCTGCCGCATCTTCCAAGGCGCCTGCCAGTTGCCGCCCGACAAGCGCACGTTGTATCTGGACCAGGTCTGTGGCGGAAACCAGTTGCTGCGCACCGAAGTGGAGACGCTACTGCGGCACGACGCGGACACTGGGGGGCCCTTCGCGACACACGACGAAATTCCTCCGAGTGATTCTTCCGTCGCAGCGCGCCCGCCGTGGGTTCCGGAGCGTCTCGGCCGCTACAAGATTCGTCGACTCGTGGGCTCAGGCGGAATGGGTCTGATCTTTGAGGCCGAACAGGACGAGCCGAGACGACTCGTAGCAGTGAAGGTGCTTCAACCGGGAATTCTCTCCCCAGCCCGGGCGCGGCGATTCGATATGGAAGCCACTTTGCTGGCGCGCCTGCAACATCCGGCCATTGCGCAGGTTTTCGAAGCCGGGACGTTTGACGCTGGGTTCGGGCGACAGCCCTACTTTGCCATGGAATATGTTCTGGGACGTCCGATCGATGTGTACGCCGATGAAGAAGCACTGAGTGATCGGAAACGTCTGGAACTTCTTGCAACGGTCTGTGACGGCGTGGAACACGCGCACACGAGCGGCATCGTTCATCGCGATCTGAAGCCTGCGAACATTCTCGTGGATCAACGAGGGCAGATCAAAATCCTGGACTTCGGTATCGCTCGATCAACGGATTCGGATATTCACGCTACAACCCTCCAAACTGACGTCGGGCAGATCGTTGGCACAATTCCGTACATGAGTCCCGAGCAGGCAATGGGAGTACCGGGTGAGATTGACTCGCGGTCGGATGTCTATTCGCTCGGCGTCCTGGCCTACGAATTGCTGACAGACGAGCTACCGGTGCCCGTTCGTGGACGAATGGTGCCGGATGCGCTCCGGGCCATTCGAGAGGACGATCCCACGCCGCTGGGATCCGTACGTAGGTCTCTCCGTGGTGACATTGAACACATCGTGGGTAGAGCGTTGGCCAAGGAACGTCAATTCCGGTACGCGTCAGCCGGCGAGTTGGGGAAGGACATTCGGCGCTACTTGGAGCACCGACCGGTGCAGGCGGCGCGGCCAAGCCGGTATTACTTGCTGAAGAAGTTTGCGGTGCGAAACCGGGCGTTGGTCACGGGCGTCGTGTGTGCCTTTCTCGCCCTCATCGTGGGCATCGTGACGACATCCTGGCAAGCGAGCGTCGCGATGCGACAACGCAACCTTGCTGAACGGCGTCTCTTGGCAATGTCACAGGCAAGGGACGCCGAGCGTGTTTCTCGCGTGCGATCAGAGAAGGTGCAGAAGTTTCTCCGGGACATGCTGGGATCAGTCGATCCAATCCGAGCCCGGCGACCGGACCTGACCATGCGCGAGTTATTGGATGAAGCGGCCGACAGGGTTGATCGAGATCTCGGTGACGAGCCCGCCGTTGCCGCCACGATTCATGCGACGATTGGCAACACGTACGACGGGCTCGGGTTATTCAAGAAAGGGATCGCTCACTTGCAGAAAGCCGTGGAGTTGGTTCGAGGACTGGACGAGCCGCGACCACGAGATCTGGCCGAGATGCTGACATATTCCGGGACGCACCGCCTTGAAACCGGTAGCATCGACGCAGCCGCTCGCGATCTGGAGGAGGCGGTCGGGCTCCTGGAAAGGGCGTCCAACGAAGATCCAGTATCGTTGTCGCTGGCCGAGGTCTATCTGGCGATGGCCCGGCAGGACCAAGGAGAGCTGGATGCTGCAGAGCGGCTCTTCCGCAGCGCCCTGGCGTTGTGCAGGACGATCGGCCCACCGGAGAACGGCGCGTGTCTGAACGTGGCCGTGGGAAATTACGCGAGATTCCTGTTCTATCTCGAGAGACACTCCGAAGCGGAAGCGCTCATGCGCGAGGGGCTGTTGCTCCAGACTCAGCGATACGGTCGTGACCATCCTGAGACCGCCAAATCCATAAATGATCTTGGTGCCGTCCTCGTCATGCAGGGGAGGTTCGATGAGGCAAGGCCGCTTTTGGAAGAGGCCCTGGAACTTCGTCGCAAGTGGTACGGGGAGGACCATCCGGACACCGCGGTGGCACACAACAACCTGGCCGCTTTGCTGCACGAGCTTGGGGATTACGAGATTGCCCGGAGCCACTACGAGCGGGCGCTGGCGATTAACCAAGAGTCGTTCGGCACGATGCACCAGGAGACTGCGGCCAACCGGTTGAACCTCGCAGTACTCCTCGAGGAAATCGACGAGCTTGCCAGCGCGGAGCCGCTATTTCGCTCGGCCTGCGAGGCCTTCACATCCATCTACTCATCAGACCATTGGATCTCCGCCAACTGTGAGAGTCGGTGGGGCGCCTGCCTGGCAAAGATGGGTCAATTCGAGAGAGCGAGACCGCTGCTTCGCCACTCATATCGCATTCTGGTTGACGCTTTGGGGGAAGACCATCAGCGGGTGACCAGCGCGCGGGAGCGCCTCCTGGCTCTGGAACGAGCAGTTCATGAATCCCCCGATCCATCCCAGGCGCAAGGCTCAGATGCGACAGCGGAATCGTCTGACCGACGAGGCTCCGATGACGCAAATTGA
- a CDS encoding efflux RND transporter permease subunit codes for MLNAIITWSLRYRFIVIALTLILVITGTYSATKLPVDAFPDTTPVQVQINTVAPALTPVEIEQQITFPVEQAISGLKGLTEVRSLSKFGLSQVTVIFEDGVDIYFARQLVMERLGTVDLPEGFPAPEMGPVATGLGEVYHYILTSPTHTLSELRTIQDWIIKPQLRSVAGVAEVNSWGGRERQYQVVVDPQRLLKYDLTLFDVFEALRRNNLNVGGGTITRSGESLLVQGIGLLESLDQVRNVVIKSEDGVPVYIHQVGDVVDGYEIRRGAVTYAGQGEAVLGLGFMLMGENPRDVTERMKERMETVKPSLPDDVQVTTVYDRTELVDHVLHTVETNLFEGALLVIVVLFVFLGNLRAGLIVASAIPLSMLFAANCMLQAGIAGSLMSLGAIDFGLVVDSSVIQIENGMRHLSRNTAGRSRIDVVRDAAIEVRRPTMFGELIIMIVYLPILTLEGIEGKLFRPMAMTVAFALLGSLILSLTLMPVLASLLLPAKPREREPLFVRIAKRLYKPVLEFVLRRRATVLTCVALLLVGGVILATRLGTVFIPRLSEEAIVINTVRLAGVAVDESARYGTQIEKLLLDRFPDEIKHVWSRTGTAEVATDPMGLELTDVFITLNPRSAWERAETQAELVAIMEAELAGMPAMRTIFTQPIEMRVNEMVAGIRSDLGVKIFGDDFGALKSLGDKVANVLKTVPGASDVTVEQVTGQPLLEVRVRQDQLARYGIPAAEVLDLVASIGNVNVGEIRQGQIRFPLTVRLPEEYRTDPEAVGNLLIPTASGQRLPLYRLADLQILDGPSTINREWSKRRLIVQCNARERDIGSLVSEAERRIATEIDLPPGYFIRYGGQFEHLQRASRRLMIVVPLALLLIFLLLYLTYGRVTDVIRIFITLPLAAVGGIAALHLRDLPFSVSAGVGFVAMSGVSVLGDMVFVSFLRDLLDQGRAIGDAIREAALTRLRPVLMTGLVASVGFIPMALNTGVGAEVQRPLATVVIGCVVTSTLLTLLVVPAFYSFSREGQRDTEAPAGRE; via the coding sequence ATGTTGAATGCCATTATCACGTGGTCGCTGCGTTACCGGTTCATTGTCATTGCGCTAACGCTCATTCTCGTGATCACCGGTACGTACTCGGCCACGAAGCTGCCGGTTGACGCCTTTCCCGACACGACCCCCGTTCAGGTCCAGATCAACACCGTGGCGCCGGCGCTGACCCCGGTGGAGATCGAACAACAGATCACCTTTCCGGTGGAGCAGGCGATCAGCGGGCTTAAGGGGCTGACCGAGGTGCGCTCGCTGTCGAAGTTCGGCCTATCGCAGGTGACCGTGATTTTCGAGGACGGTGTCGACATCTACTTCGCGCGACAACTGGTCATGGAGCGATTGGGGACCGTAGACCTGCCCGAAGGATTCCCGGCGCCGGAGATGGGCCCGGTGGCCACTGGATTGGGCGAGGTCTATCACTACATCCTGACCAGCCCTACGCATACCCTGAGCGAACTGCGAACGATTCAGGATTGGATCATCAAGCCCCAGCTCCGCAGTGTGGCCGGTGTCGCCGAAGTCAACAGTTGGGGCGGCAGGGAGCGACAGTACCAGGTCGTCGTCGATCCACAGCGACTGCTCAAGTACGACCTCACGCTGTTCGATGTCTTCGAGGCCCTGCGACGTAACAACCTGAACGTCGGAGGCGGAACGATCACCCGGTCCGGCGAGTCGTTGCTCGTCCAGGGAATCGGACTCTTGGAGAGCCTGGACCAGGTTCGAAACGTTGTCATCAAATCGGAAGACGGCGTTCCAGTCTACATCCACCAGGTGGGCGATGTCGTCGACGGCTACGAGATCCGACGCGGGGCCGTAACGTACGCTGGCCAGGGCGAGGCGGTGCTAGGCCTGGGCTTCATGCTGATGGGCGAGAACCCACGAGACGTAACCGAGCGCATGAAGGAGCGAATGGAGACCGTCAAGCCGTCGCTACCCGACGACGTGCAAGTGACCACCGTGTACGACCGCACCGAACTGGTCGATCACGTCCTACACACGGTCGAGACAAATCTCTTCGAAGGCGCCTTGCTGGTCATCGTTGTGCTGTTTGTCTTTCTGGGCAACCTGCGCGCGGGACTCATCGTCGCATCCGCCATACCGCTTTCCATGCTGTTCGCCGCGAATTGCATGTTGCAGGCGGGCATTGCCGGAAGCCTGATGAGTCTGGGAGCCATCGATTTCGGCCTCGTTGTCGACAGCTCGGTGATTCAGATTGAGAACGGCATGCGCCACCTGTCGCGAAATACAGCAGGTCGATCGCGGATCGACGTCGTGCGAGACGCCGCCATCGAGGTTCGACGGCCGACCATGTTCGGTGAGTTGATCATCATGATCGTCTATTTGCCGATCCTCACGCTCGAAGGCATCGAGGGCAAGCTGTTTCGCCCGATGGCCATGACGGTGGCCTTTGCTCTTCTCGGGTCTCTGATCCTCTCCCTCACGCTGATGCCCGTCCTGGCGAGCCTGTTGCTTCCCGCCAAACCGCGCGAGAGGGAACCGTTGTTCGTTCGCATCGCGAAACGCCTCTACAAACCGGTGTTGGAATTCGTTCTGCGGCGGCGGGCGACGGTCCTGACGTGTGTGGCCTTGCTGTTGGTCGGTGGCGTCATCTTGGCTACGCGACTCGGGACGGTGTTTATTCCTCGGCTCTCTGAGGAAGCGATTGTCATCAATACGGTTCGACTGGCCGGCGTGGCAGTTGACGAGTCGGCGCGATACGGTACGCAGATCGAAAAGCTCCTTCTGGACCGGTTTCCTGATGAGATCAAGCATGTCTGGTCACGAACGGGCACCGCTGAAGTCGCCACCGACCCGATGGGGCTGGAACTAACCGACGTGTTCATCACGCTGAATCCGCGCTCAGCCTGGGAGCGGGCCGAGACGCAGGCCGAGCTCGTGGCCATCATGGAGGCCGAACTGGCGGGCATGCCCGCGATGCGCACCATCTTCACCCAGCCGATCGAGATGCGCGTCAATGAGATGGTTGCCGGTATTCGCAGCGACTTGGGCGTCAAGATCTTTGGCGACGACTTCGGGGCGCTCAAGTCGCTTGGCGATAAAGTGGCCAACGTCCTCAAGACCGTCCCCGGGGCAAGTGACGTCACAGTCGAGCAGGTCACAGGCCAGCCGTTGCTCGAAGTGCGCGTGCGACAGGACCAACTCGCACGCTACGGTATTCCGGCAGCCGAAGTACTGGACCTCGTTGCGTCCATCGGAAACGTGAACGTCGGCGAGATTCGACAGGGGCAGATCCGCTTTCCGCTTACCGTACGACTGCCAGAGGAATACAGGACTGATCCCGAGGCCGTCGGCAATTTGCTGATCCCTACGGCCTCCGGACAGAGACTGCCGCTTTATCGTCTGGCGGACCTGCAGATTCTCGACGGTCCCTCGACAATCAACCGTGAATGGAGCAAGCGTCGCCTGATTGTGCAGTGCAACGCGCGGGAACGCGACATTGGGAGCCTCGTGTCCGAAGCGGAACGACGTATCGCCACGGAAATCGACCTCCCGCCGGGATATTTCATTCGCTACGGCGGCCAGTTCGAACATCTTCAGCGCGCGAGTCGGCGTCTGATGATCGTTGTGCCCCTGGCCCTTCTTCTCATCTTCCTGCTGCTTTATCTGACCTATGGTCGCGTAACCGACGTCATCCGCATATTCATAACGCTGCCGCTCGCCGCCGTCGGGGGAATCGCAGCATTGCACCTCCGAGACTTACCATTCAGCGTCTCTGCGGGCGTCGGCTTTGTAGCCATGTCCGGCGTTTCCGTGCTTGGGGACATGGTCTTCGTGTCGTTTCTGCGCGATCTGTTGGACCAAGGCAGAGCGATCGGTGATGCGATCCGCGAGGCGGCCTTGACGCGGCTCCGACCGGTCCTGATGACCGGCCTTGTTGCGAGCGTCGGTTTCATTCCCATGGCGCTCAACACCGGCGTCGGTGCGGAAGTGCAGCGCCCCCTGGCGACGGTCGTCATCGGATGCGTCGTGACTTCAACATTGTTGACCCTGCTCGTAGTTCCCGCGTTTTATTCGTTTTCGAGAGAAGGGCAGCGTGATACGGAAGCCCCAGCCGGACGTGAGTAG
- a CDS encoding sigma-70 family RNA polymerase sigma factor → MSGISGKHDGGSPRSAGTSSPGVERHCVAHVTALMPIVYDELRSLAAELFRGTNKRHTLQPTALVHEAFVRLAKSKPGDWKNEAHFRAVAAKVMRQILVDHARRVRASKRGGDARRVHLASQMDPAIESQADLLDMDELVQRLTALDARQGALVELRFFGGMSCAEAAEVLGVSRRTAELDWRFARAWLRRQLDDMDAA, encoded by the coding sequence ATGTCAGGAATTTCAGGAAAACACGACGGTGGATCACCGCGCAGCGCGGGCACTTCGTCACCTGGTGTCGAACGGCACTGCGTTGCTCATGTCACCGCGCTGATGCCCATCGTTTATGATGAGCTGCGCTCGCTGGCCGCAGAGTTGTTCCGAGGCACTAACAAGAGGCATACGCTGCAGCCGACTGCCCTGGTTCATGAGGCCTTTGTTCGCCTGGCGAAATCAAAACCGGGAGATTGGAAGAACGAAGCCCATTTCCGCGCGGTGGCGGCCAAGGTGATGCGCCAGATTCTCGTTGACCATGCCCGGCGGGTCCGCGCCTCCAAACGGGGTGGCGATGCCCGGCGGGTTCATCTCGCGTCCCAGATGGACCCTGCAATCGAGTCGCAAGCCGATCTGTTGGACATGGATGAGCTCGTTCAGCGCCTGACTGCGCTGGACGCCCGCCAAGGGGCGCTCGTCGAGCTGCGCTTCTTCGGCGGAATGTCTTGCGCGGAAGCGGCCGAAGTGCTCGGCGTGTCCCGCCGAACAGCCGAACTCGACTGGCGATTCGCCCGGGCTTGGTTGCGGAGACAACTGGATGATATGGACGCTGCGTAG
- a CDS encoding DUF3800 domain-containing protein — protein sequence MGRFRIYVDESGTHAEQWFIIGMLFVPDHGTLHSALVKVKEKHKYYNQGRGNNRLKESHLNKFRNWRDLEVAKEWINVFIQQTCYFRAVVIDWTIWNPKHFGDPFEPEALKRKRAYKKWAEMLLHPELKNPRLGVGIYHAELFLDRVQVLAGYDILGQLQERFTANYRGESPYIDRFELIDSWRDASQCLQLCDLLTGCIYQSLVPAKSKYKLGAKHHLAESLRPVGVQQFTAGFWKGFAKETLSKRLPKFSAWFWKPSD from the coding sequence GTGGGGCGGTTTCGCATCTACGTCGATGAATCAGGCACACACGCCGAACAGTGGTTCATCATCGGCATGTTGTTTGTTCCCGATCACGGCACGCTTCATTCTGCGTTGGTTAAGGTAAAGGAAAAACACAAGTACTACAACCAAGGGCGCGGGAATAATCGGCTGAAAGAGAGCCATCTAAATAAATTCCGAAACTGGCGCGATCTCGAAGTCGCCAAAGAGTGGATTAACGTCTTTATTCAACAGACTTGCTATTTCCGAGCGGTTGTCATTGACTGGACGATTTGGAATCCAAAGCACTTCGGCGATCCATTCGAACCTGAAGCACTCAAGCGAAAACGGGCGTACAAGAAGTGGGCTGAAATGTTGCTTCACCCTGAGCTTAAGAACCCGCGATTGGGCGTAGGTATTTATCATGCTGAATTATTCTTGGATCGAGTGCAGGTGTTGGCGGGATACGACATCCTCGGTCAATTGCAGGAGAGATTCACGGCGAATTACCGAGGGGAGTCGCCTTACATCGATCGATTTGAACTTATAGACTCATGGCGGGATGCGAGCCAGTGCCTGCAACTCTGCGACCTCTTAACAGGATGCATCTATCAATCGCTGGTTCCTGCCAAGTCCAAATACAAGCTTGGCGCTAAGCATCACTTAGCCGAGAGTTTGCGGCCTGTCGGTGTCCAGCAATTTACGGCGGGATTCTGGAAGGGTTTCGCCAAGGAAACGCTTAGCAAGAGACTTCCGAAGTTCAGTGCTTGGTTCTGGAAGCCCAGCGACTAG